CAATGAAGGTTTTCTTGATGCGGGCCATTTCGTCTTTCGACGACGCAGCGACCGTTGCAGAGTCAGACTTGTAGATCGCGGGTCCGCAAGCTTTCACGGCGCCTTCAAGAAGGGCCATGTCCGGACGGGCTTCACCAACCTTCTCTTTGAGGTCGGCGACATACTTCTCCATCAGGACTTCTTTTTTCGAAGGCTCTTTTGCAGGTGCGGGCTTTGCGACTTTCGGAGCAGCGGCCTTTTTAGGCGCCGCCGCTTTCTTCTTGGTTGCTTTTGCCATGGGAGTGTCTCCTCTATGGGCCCGACGGACGGGCGTGTTTTCAGATTACGCAGCACTGTTCACGAATCAAAACGAAACGCAAAACACCCAAGCCACGATTTCCACAGGGACACAACCCTTGACGATGATGAATCGCGCAAAGGTGCGAAATTAATTTAATCCGTATTCGGATTTTACGTCAATCACCAACTGCGTAGATCATGCAGGCGCTGGAAGATATCGTTTGCTTTGGAAGATCTGATGGAAGGTTCAGCGCATCAATGTCTTCCTGCGTGATTTCGACGTCCTTGTTGCCGATCCTCTGCGCTGTGACGACAACACGTTCTTTCTGCATGCCGGCCTCCGGTGCAGGTGCTGCAGACATGTTGCGTGCGCGATCATAATAATCACTGTTTACGCCTGCAGACGTTGTCCAGCGCCCAAGGCACGGACCATTTCCTTCCTGCACGGCCAGCAGTTTGCCAAGTTTCGCGCCTGACGCCTCTGCTGTAGCTTTTGCGCGGGCTGATCCGTCAGCAACCGCGGCCTCGTAAGCCGCACGGTTCATTTCGGTTGTTGCCACAAGATAGGTTCGCAGCGGTGTTGAGGTTTCCGGGCCCAGCGCAAGCACGGCGGCGCGCGCCTCACCTGCAATGGACATATCTTCGATCACGACACTCAAAGACGCTTCGGCTTCAAAGCCGACGACCTTGTCCGGCCGGTCGTTCTCTATCCTGTTGCCTTCCTTGTCGCGGTACTGTTCGTAATAAGGATCGACCGATACGGAAGATTGCACGATCGCCTTGTCGCCTGCGATCTTCTTCACCGTGTCATAAGCGAGCCTTGCGCGTTGCACGGCAAGTTTCATCGCATCTTCTGCATCCTTGTCGGTTTCCAGATAGGTGACCGAGAAGGATGCCCTGTTCGGAGCAACCTGCATGTTGGCGCGACCGATCGATTCAATGACCGGCATGCGCGTCCAGTAAGGCGTAACGTACACGTCTTCCTGATAGTCGCGGCCACCTGTCGGCGAAGCGGATTGTGCGGCAGCGGCCGGAACGATCGCCAGCAGCAAGGCAGCGAGGGGCAGGACGGGTTTCATGGATGATCCTTTCATGCAGAAGGGGAGCATTACGTCCCCCCTGTGTGGAAGTCTTCCACACTCGGGCGGACACCGCTAGGCTTGTGAAATCAGGGAACTTGTCGGGAGGCGCCGCACACTCATGTCACGTTATTCGGTTTTGATCATTGTTGCGCTGGTTTGTGCGGCCGGCGTTTATTTCTGGCCGACAGGTCCGGTGGCGCAGAGCGTTGCCATCATTGCCGGTCTCGTCACATTGCTGGGAATTACAGATCTTTTCCAGCGGCGGCATACATTGTGGCGCAACTATCCGCTCCTGTCCCGTGTGCGCTGGCTGGCGGAAGAGATGCGGCCCTTCCTGCGCTCCTACATTGTCGAGAGCGAGACGGAAGGGAAACCCTTCAATCACGAAGACCGTTCGATGATGTACCGGCGTGCGAAAGACGTGACGTCTGTCGAACCCTTCGGCAGCCATGTGGAGATTGATCGTCCGCCTTATGAATGGCTCGCCCATTCCATGGGCGCAGTTCATTGCGACGATACCGATCCACGCGTCATGGTTGGAGCGCCGGGTACGTCGCAGCCTTATTCGGCAAGCATCTTCAACATCTCCGCGATGAGTTTCGGCTCGCTCGGGGCGCATGCCATCGAGGCTTTGTCCACGGGCGCCAAGGCGGGCGGCTTTTATCACGACACGGGCGAAGGATCTGTCTCGCGCTATCACCGCAAGGGCGGCGCGGATCTCGTCTGGGAACTTGGCTCCGGTTATTTCGGCTGCCGCAACAAGGATGGCAGTTTCGATCCGGAGCGTTTCAAGGACGTTGCTTCAGACCCGCAGGTCAAGATGATCGAGATCAAGTTGAGCCAGGGCGCAAAACCCGGCCATGGCGGCGTGCTGCCCGGCGCGAAGGTGACGGCGGCCATTGCGGAAGCCCGCGGCATCGAGGTGGGGGAGACCTGTGTCTCGCCGCCCGCGCATTCGGCGTTCTCGACGCCGGCCGAGATGATGGAGTTCGTTGCGAAGCTGCGGGAACTGTCCGGCGGCAAGCCGGTGGGCGCAAAGTTTGCGGTCGGCAATCGCTGGGAAGTTCTGGCGCTCTGCAAGGCGATGCTGAAGACCGGCGTCCTGCTGGACTTCATGGTCGTCGATGGCGGCGAAGGCGGCACCGGCGCGGCGCCGGCCGAGTTCCTCGATCATGTCGGCTCGCCGCTGCGCCAGGGCCTGGTCCTGACACGGAACGCGCTCGTCGGTACGGGCCTCAAGGATGAAGTGCGTCTTGCCTGTTCCGGAAAGCAGGTCAGCGCGTTTGCGATTGCGTCTTCCATGGCGCTTGGCGCTGACTGGGTGAACACCGCGCGCGGCTTCATGTTCTCGCTTGGCTGTATCCAGTCGCTGAACTGCCACAACAATCGCTGCCCGACCGGGATCGCGACGCAGGACCCGGCGCGCCAGCATGGGCTCGATGTGAGGGACAAGGCGGTACGGGTCGCGAACTTCCACCGCAACACGGTGAAGGCGCTGATGGAAGTGGTCGGCGCGGCTGGCTGCAAGCATCCCGGCGAACTGACACCGCGCCACATCATGCACCGGGTCACTGAAGACATCGTTCGCCCTGCGGACGAAGCCTATGACCTGCTGCACCGCGGACAGCTGCTGGCAGACGCGGCCGGGACGCATCTCGCCAGCGAATGGGCGATGGCGCAGGCAGACAGTTTCAAACCCGAAGGGTTCTAGCGCCTGTGCGCTGGATCTCTCCGATCCTTGTTGCGGCGCTTGCCGCGTTCGGCGTTTTCCTGCTGGCCGTTGTCACCAAGCAGCCGCGGCATGACCGGGACTGGTATCCGCATCTTTCGCGCCTGCCGCACGTAACGCTGCAGGATGGCGTCTTCTCCATCGCGCCCTATGGCGACTGGACGTATACAGAAGAAGACCCGGACGAGATGGTGTGGAGCGCGGTGCCGCCGCACCGTATCGGCGATGTACGCCGCGTCTGGTTCGTCATGGAGCCGCACCCCGGGCTCGCCGTGATGGCGCACACATTCGTGATGTTCGAATTCGGGGAAGGGGATCTGGTTGGCCTGACGATCGAGGCCCGCAAGGAAACGCGCGAAACCTATTCCGCGCTTCGCGGCGCGTTCAACAAGTTCGAGCTGCTTTACTATTGGGCCAGCCCGCGGGACCTGATGACCCGCCGCGCGGTGATGATGGACCGGGAACTTTACATGTACCCGCTGGCGCTCAGCCAGGCGGAGGCGGAGGCCTATCTCACCTCGCTGCTGGACAAGACGGTCTCCATCGAACAGCACCCGCGTTTCTACAACACGCTGACGTCCAACTGCACGAACGAGCTTGCCAAGGCGGCGGACATTCCCTGGCACCCGGCTTTTATCCTGACGGGCGGCGCCGACCGGGCGCTGCACCTGCGGGGGCGGATCGCGGGCGAGGGCGGTTTCGACGCGGTACACGAAAAGGCCCGGGTCGATGCCTGCGTGCGCAGGAATGCCTCACGGCCCCACGCGGCCTTCAATGCCGCGCTGGTGGCCTGCGCGGAATAGAAAAGAGGCGCCCGGGAAGGCGCCTCTTTAGAAGGTCCATAGAAGGTCTGTAGAGTGTCTTCTTGATTGCCTTTTGAGGGCCTGGATCAGCCTTCCGGCGAGGCGTTCGCCTCGGACTGGAGCATGGTGTAGCGCTCGATCCCGATGCGTTCGATCAGGTCGAACTGGGTCTCGATATAGTCGACATGTTCTTCCTCATTATGGAGGATCTTCCCGAACAGGTCGCGGCTGACATAGTCCTGAACGGATTCCGAATAGGCCATGGCTTCGCGCAGCAGCGGGATTGCCGCGTTCTCGAGCTTCAGGTCGCATTCGAGGATTTCCTGAACGCTTTCGCCGATGTGCAGCTTGCCGAGATCCTGCAGATTCGGCAGGCCGCCCAGGAACAGGACGCGCTGGACCAGCCAGTCGGCATGCTCCATTTCCTCGATCGATTCCTTGTATTCCTTCTCGCCGAGCTTCGAGACGCCCCAGTCCTGCAGCATGCGGGCATGCAGGAAATACTGATTGATGGCGGTGAGCTCGTTCTTCAGCGCCTTGTTCAGGTAGTCGATGACCTTCTTGTCGCCTTTCATGGGGGGAGCTCCTTCAATGTGTGGGCAGTGCTTACGTGAATATACGTAGCAGATAGGCCGATTGCGCCCCGGACGCAAGAAAAACCCAATTAAATCAATTGCATATGAGAGTGCGAAACAGTCTCAGACGGTTCGGGAAAATCCAGCAATACCAGAAGCTTGGCCTATTCGGCGGCCATCAGAGACGGGGCGGGGCCGCGATCAATGTCAGTGTCTGCGATCAGTTCGCCGATCGAGGGCCGGCATTTGCCGCACTGGAAGCGGCAGCCATGATGCGCCTGCACAGCTTTCGGATTGTCCGCACCGGCCTCGACGGCCGCGCGGACGCTCTTGCAGTTCAGGGCATTGCAGACGCAAATGATCATGAGAACCATTTGCAGTCACTGCGAATGATTGTCAATACGGTTTTTTTACCGGCTCAGTTTGCCGGCCGCCAGACCGACAGCGACACGCCGCTGCCGATGTCCAGGATCGTCGTCTCATACCCGTTCGAGACGTCCGAGATGTAGTCGACAAAGGGTTTCAGCGTTTTGCGGAAGGAGTGGACATTGTCGGCAAAGATCACCGCGCCCGGCGCCAGTTTCGGCTCGATCAGTTTCAGCACGGGAATGTAGAGATCCTTCCAGCCGTCCAGGAACAGGAAGTCGACCGGGCCTTCCAGCGGGGCGAGGCTTTCCAGCGCGTCGCCTTCGCGGATGTCCGACCAGCGGGACAGGCCGGCATCGCTCAGATTCTCCAGCGCGATCCGGGCCTTGTCCGGATCCTTCTCGGTGCCGGTAAAGAAGCCGCCGGTCTCCCGCGCTGCAGCCGCCAGGTAGATGGAGGAAATGCCATAGGAGGACCCGAACTCGACGATGTTGCGGGCCCCCCGCGACAGCGCCGTCAGGTACATGAAGCGTCCGAATTCCTCCGACACGGGGATATAGGCCTTGGCGAGGTAGGGCTCGGCCGCTTCGAAGGTCGAGCGTCCGGTGAACTTGCCCGCAATGATGGCGGGCAGGGCGCGGGCAAAGACCAGCGCGTCCCGGCCAGATGCGGCTTGGTGCAGATGTTTCAGCGTGTGCGCCACGTCGGCATCGTTCAGGCCGTTTCCGGCATGGCCGGTATGTCTGCAATCGAAAGGCATGGGGCTTTCCTTTCCTGTCTAAAGCACCTACCGTCTAAAATATGAGTAATAGCTCATATTGAAACTCGCATTCGGCCATGACCCAGACCACGATCCCAAAGCCCAGAAAATCACCAGTACAGGCCCGGTCTACCGCGACGGTGGACGCCATCCTTGAAGCGGCGGCTCGCATTCTCGAAAGCGAGGGATTCGAGGGCTACACCACCAACGCCATTGCAAAGCGGGCCGGTGTCTCCATCGGGTCGCTCTACCAGTACTTCCCGAACAAGGATGCGGTGACGGCGGCCCTCGTCATGGCGGACGCGATGCAGCTGCATGACAATGTCTATGCCGCGGCCGAGGCGACTGCCGGGCAGGATTTCCGGATGCAGCTGAATGCGCTGATTGATGTCGTCGTGGCCCACCAGCTCGACCGGCCAGCGCTGGCCCGCCTGATCGATGTGGAAGAACACCGGCTGGCCACCGATCCCGAACTGGAGGCCAAGCACGCCTCCGTGCTGGCGCTGATCCGGGAGCTCCTCGTCGCCAACCGGATCGACCTGCCGTTCGACCTCGATGTTGTGGCGAAAGACCTGTTCGGCATGGTGCACGGCATGTGTGACTTCGCCGGGGACTATGGCGAAACGGACCCGGACCAGTTGAAGGCCCGCATCCGCCACGCCGTGCTCAGCTATCTTGGGGTTCCAGCCAGCTGAAGACGTCCTCGACGCCTATGCCGAACACGCGGGAGATCCGGAACGCGCTTTCGAGGGAAGGGGAGTAGCGGCCCTGCTCGATGGCGATCACGGTCTGGCGGGTGACGCCGATCGCTTCGGCCAGCGCCGCCTGGCTCATATTGCCGTGTTGCTCACGCAGCTCGCGGATACGATTCCCAATGGGGGGGCGCTTGGCCATGGTTAAACGCCCCGGCGGAACATGAAGATCTGGAAGGCGTATTCCGCGACCTGGCTGGCCATCAGCGCGCCAAATACGATGTGGAACAACATGTTCCCGTCATTGTTCCAGCCGAATTGCCAGAGGCCTGCGACGGCGCCGATGGCGAGCACCACGCCGGACCAATGGCCCGCCTTGTCCAGGATCGCACGCTCGCGCTCATCCACCGGGGCGTCTGCTTCCTTGCCGGAGGTGCTGGCGATAAGGATGTTTGCGAGGATCGAAGCCAGGACGATCAGGACGATATAGCCGATCACGAACCGGATGTTCGGCGCGGCTGTCTCGCCCAGGGCTTCGGAGAGGCCGATCACCCGCTTGAAATACCAGATCCCGGCCAGGATCAGGACAAGCCCCATGCCCCAGGCGGTTTTCTCTCGGAATGACATTCATCGTCCCTTTCGATGTCAAAAATATCTTACACATCATGTGGTCAAAGATTTTTGACATGTCAAATATTTCTTACACGATTTGACGCGCCGGGAGCCCGCGCGGGCCTGTTTGATTTGAGTGACAGGGGGATCCGTCCTAGGCTGAAGGCCCTGAAAAGGAGGGAGGAAAATATGTCCAACGATGCTGCTGCCGGCACAATGATGATTGTGTTCGGTGTCGTCTATCTGGCGATAATCGTGTTGTTCATTGTCGGGTACTGGAAGATCTGGAGCAAGGCCGGTTTCAACGGGGCGTGGTCCCTGCTGATGCTGGTACCACTGGTCAATCTGATCGCTTTTCTGTATCTGGCCTTTGCTGATTGGCCCATTCACAAGCGTCTCCGCAATCCGGATACGTTTAACTAGGCCAGCCAGCCGATCGCTTTACCGGTAGCCGGCGTTCGCAAGACGCGACCGTCGGCTTCCTTTATTTGTCCTCCGGGAGACCCTTACCGAAATGACCGATTTCTCCATCCTCGCCGAATCCGCCAAGGCATGGCCGTTCGAACTGGCGCGGAAACTCAAACAGCGTGTTGAGCAGCAGGAGAAAGCAGGCAAGCGAAAGCCCGGCGATCCCGTGATCTTCGAGACGGGCTATGGCCCTTCAGGCCTGCCGCACATCGGCACATTCGGCGAAGTGGTCCGCACGACCATGGTGCGCCATGCGTTTGAAGTGCTGACGAAGGGCGAGGTTCCGACGCGCCTGATCTGCGTGTCCGACGACATGGACGGCATGCGCAAGGTGCCGCCGACCGTGCCGAACCCGGAAAAGCTGGAGCCTTATCTGCAGATGCCGCTGACGGCGGTGCCGGACCCGTTCGGCACGCATGAGTCCTATGGCAAGCACATGAATGCGCGTCTCTGCGCCTTCCTCGACCAGTTCGGCTTCGAATACGAATTCCTGTCGGCAACGGAATGCTACAAGTCCGGCCGCTTTGACGAGATGCTGAAGCGCTCGGCTGAGAAGTATCAGGAGATCATGGACGTGATGCTGCCGACGCTGGGCGAGGAACGCCAGGCGACCTACAGCCCGTTCCTGCCGATCCATCCGGACACGGGCCACGTTCTCTATGTGCCGATGAAATCCGTCGACGGCGCCAATGGCACGATCACTTTCGACGACGAAGCGGGCAAGGAATTCACGCTGCCGGTCACCGGCGGGCATGTGAAGATGCAGTGGAAGCCGGACTTCGGCATGCGCTGGGCCGCCCTCGGCGTGGACTTCGAAATGTTCGGCAAGGACCATCAGGCCAATGCACCGATCTATTCGAAGATCACGAAGATCCTCGGCAAGCGCCCGCCGGAGCAATATGTCTACGAAATGTTCCTGGACGAGAAGGGCGAGAAGATCTCCAAGACCAAGGGCAATGGCATCTCGGTCGAGGACTGGCTGAAATATGCGCCGGACGAGAGCCTCAGCCTGTTCCAGTTCCAGAAGCCGCGCGTGGCGAAGAAGCTCTATTTCGACGTCATCCCGAAGGCTGTGGACGAGTACCTGACCTTCCTGGAGAAGTATCCGCACGAGGAGCCCGCCCGGCAGATCGAGAACCCGGTCTGGCACATCCACAACGGCAATCCGCCGGAAGTGGACATGCCGGTCAGCTTCGCGCTGTTGCTGAACCTGGTGGCCGTGGCGAACCCGGAAGACAAGTCGCAGCTCTGGGGCTTCATCACCCGCTATGCGCAGGATGCGTCCCCGGAGACACATCCGCTGCTGGACGAACTCGCCGGGTATGCGATGCGCTACTACACGGACTTTATCCTGCCGGAGAAGACCTATCGCGCCCCGACCGAGCAGGAACGCACGGCGATGGCGGACCTGTCGGCCCACCTCAAGGCCTTCTCGGATGAGCCCACTTCGGAAAACCTGCAGACGCTGACCTTCACGATCGGCAAGGACCACCATTTCGAGAATTTGCGGGAATGGTTCAAGGCGCTTTACGAAGTGCTGCTCGGGCAGGCGCAGGGGCCGCGCTTTGGCAGCTTCGCGGCGCTTTATGGCAAGGACAACACGGCCCGCCTGATCGACGAGTCGCTGGCCCGCGGCTGAGGATTGCTGCGCCGTAAGATGCTCTCAACATTTGCCTGATCTAGTCTCCCCTTAACAGGGGAGACGAGACATGCGCATTATCCGGGCCGTCCTGCTGGCGGCCGTCTTCACCGTCGCGCCGGGCTGTGTTGCCTCGAAAGTCGTGACTGCGCCAATCGGCTTTGCCGTCGATGCCGTGGGCGTGGCGGGAAAGGGCGTCGTCTGGGTTGGCGGTTCGGCCGTGCGGGTGACCGGCGATGTGCTGGACGGGCCGGACGAGTATGTCCGTCTCGACGTGACCTACAGGAACGGCAAGCACGTCCGCAAAACGATCAAGAAAAAGAACCTTGAGCGTCAGCTGAAGAAGCTGGGCAAGAAGGGCAAGATCGTCGACGTCGAGGTGTCGCCGGCAGACTGACCGCTAGTCTTCCGCGGGCGGCGGCGACTCCACCCGGCCCATGAACATCACGGTTCCGGTCGGCTTGTGACGCAGCGCGATCAGGAAGGGATGATCGGCGCGGAACTCGACCGGCTCCTCATCCGGAATGAAGATCGCGGTCCGCTCCATCATGATCGCGGTGGCCGCAGCGGCTTCGGTGCCTTTCTCGTCGATGTCGAGGAAGGTCTTCTGCAGCACTTTGCTGATCACGAGGTCACCGGGGCCGGCGCCTTCGATCAGGCCGGAGAAGTCTGCTGCGCTTGTGAAGGCATCGCCGAGGCCGAGCGCGATCAGCGGATCATTCAATTCGTAACTGGCTTCGATCCGCACCTTCGGCAGGACGACATGCACGCGGCGCTCAGAGGCGCTGTCCATGTCGGTGAGGAGCGTCGTGAAGCTCTCCGCAGTCATGGCGGCGGCGACATCCGTCAGGCCGTCCTGCGCGTCCGGGAGGATCACGGTGAGGGCATAGTCATCCCCGGCATAGTCGAGGTCCAGCGCGGCATAGCCATCGCGGGACAGGTAGCGGGCCTTCTTCAGCGTCTGGCTCATCAGCTTCGCCGTGATCTCGCCGGACGGCGCGAAGAACGTGCCGTCCTGTGTCGCCTCGGCCTTGAACGGGCTTTGCCAGTCGGCCTTGAACCAGACGGCATTGGTCAGGATCAGTTCGGTCAGCCCCGGCCGGATGGCGCCCGGCGGGATCAGGTCGTGGATCTTGTCGTTGGTGTGGTCTTCGACCCAGCTGTTGATGAGCTTTGCGGCAGCGGCCGGTTGGGTGAAGTCCACCAGCGCGACCTTGGCTTTCATGATGCCTTCAACGGCGTCGCGGTAGGGGGCCTGAAAGGTTGATCCTTCGCGCAGCCAGGCGGCATTGGCGACGGTCAGTTTGGTCGTCTCCGTGTCCGCCGTGACCGCAGTGTTCAGCGTGTGCTGAGTCACGGCAAAACCGTCCGCCGGGACGCCATCAAAGCCGAACACACCGGCCATCTGCGTTGCGGTGTCCCCCGCTGCGCCGGGATAGAGCAGGGCGAACGCCTCGCTGATCGACGCAGGCGAGACAAAGATGTTGCCGGGCTTGCTCTCAAGCGTCTCGTAGAGCGACCAGGCGAAAAGATTGTTGCCCTGAGAGAGCGGTGCGGTGGCTTCCAGCGTGGGTGTGGCGACGGGCATGGGCGACGGCTCCTCAACGGGCGTGGTGCCGGCATCCGGCGCAGCAGGGGCTTCCGGTTCCGGCGCGGCAGCGGGCTGCTGGCAGGCGCCAAGGATGGCAAAGGCGGTGAGCGCGGGAACAATCGAACGGCGCATGGGAATCCTCCATAGGGTCTTTTGCGGACCCTATCACCCTTGCAGGGAATCCATGACTATTCTGCGGCGATCAGCGTGGTTTTTGTTGTGGGCAGCTTGCCTTCCGGCCAGCCTTTCCAGAGCTCTGCTTCCTTCACCTTTGCGGCTTGCAGCGCGTCGTCCTTCACATGGCCGAAGCCGCGGATGTCGTCCGGCACGCGGGCGATGGCAATGGCCAGTTCGAGGTTCTTCTCGGTCAGCTCAGACGTGATGCGCTCCAGCCCGGCAAGATAATCGTCGCGCAGCTTGCGCTCGTGCTGGCGTTCCTCGGTGTAGCCAAACAGATCGAGCTTCGTTCCGCGCAGGCCCTTGAACTTCGCGAGCAGTTTGAACCCGAGCAGCATCCATGGGCCGAAATGCTTCTTCTCCAGGTGGCCGTGGGCATCTTTCTTCGCGATCATTGGCGCGGCGAGCCAGAAGCGCAGCTTGCCGCCCTTGAACTGGCTGGCGAGCTGCTTGGCGAATTTCCCGTCCGTGTAGAGACGGGCGACTTCATACTCGTCCTTGTAAGCCATCACCTTGTAGGCATAGAACGCCGCCGCCCGGGTCAGCTTCCCGTCCGTGCTGATGGGCTTCTCCGCGGCGCGGACCTTTGCGACGATGTCGCGGTAGCGATCTGCATAGGCGGCGTTCTGGTAGCCGGTCAGGCGCGCAGCGCGGTCTTCGATCAGTTCCTCAAGCGTCTGCTCCGGCACATCGCCGCGCGGGTCTTGCTGGCGGATCAGGCGGTCAGGGTCGGCTGCGGCGATCCGGCCGATATTGAAGGCGGCCATGTTGTCGTCCACCTTGGTGCCATTCAGGCGGATGGCGCGATAGAGCGCGCGGAGGGACACCGGCAGGCGGCCTCTCTGCCAGGCAAAGCCTGCCATGATCATGTTTGTGTAGATCGCGTCGTGCAGATACCCCATGGCAAGGGCCTCGGCATCGAACGTGTCGAACTCCGTCGCCTGACGCTTCACGCGGGCGGAGAGGAGATCGCTCTCGAACCGCTTGGACCGGTTGCGGATGAACTCGCTGGTCGGCGTGACGTCGCTGTTGGCATAGGCCGCGGTGCGGTCTGCATCCATCAGGTTCAGCGCATCGCCGCCAGCAGCGACGACCAGGTCGCAGGCAATGACGACATCTGCGCTGGCAGGCGGCACGCGGCCGGTGGAGATCTGGTCCGGTTCACGGGCAAAGCGGATGTGCGACAGGACCGGGCCGCCCTTCTGGGCAAGGCCGGTCATGTCCAGGCTGGAGGCGGCATGGCCGTCCACATGCGCGGCCATGGCCAGCACGGCGGCAACCGTCGTCACACCTGTCCCGCCGACGCCGGTGAACAGTACGTTGTAGGGCTGGGCGAGGCTCGGCGTTTCAGGCAGCGGCAGGCCGTCGGCGCTGAAGGCCGGGCGTTCCTGGTCTTCCCAGGCCGCTTCGCCATCGGTGATGGTCACGAAGCTGGGGCAGAAGCCCTTCAGGCAGGAAAGGTCGGTGTTGCAGGTGGACTGATTGATCCGGCGCTTGCGGCCAAGATCGGTCTCGACGGGCTCCACCGACAGACAATTCGATTTCACCGAACAGTCGCCGCAGCCTTCGCAGACTTCGGTGTTGATGATGACGCGCGTCCGGTCCGGTGCGCGCAGGCCGCGCTTGGAGCGGCGGCGTTTCTCGGTGGCGCAGATCTGGTCATAGATGATGACGGACACGCCTGGTGTGTCGCGAAGCGCCAGCTGGACGTCTTCCATATCGTCGCGGTCATAGATCTTCACGCCGCCGGGCAGGCCTTTGACGTTTGCGTAGCGGGTCGTGTCCTCGGTGACGATCACAATGGTGCGCACGCCTTCGGCGCGGACCTGCTGAGCGATCTGAGCGGGTGTCTGGCCGGACTCCACATGCTGGCCGCCGGTCATGGCGACGGCGTCATTGTAGAGGATCTTGTAGGTCATGGTGGCGCCGGACGTGACGGCGGCGCGGATGGCAAGGCTGCCCGAGTGGGAATAGGTGCCGTCGCCCAGATTGACGAAGACGTGCGGCTCGTCAGTCGCCCAGTGCTGGCCGATCCACGGGATCCCTTCGCCACCCATCTGGCTGGTCATGTCGGTGTGACGGTCCGGCATGAAGTTCGCCATATAATGACAACCGATACCAGCCAGCGCGCGCGAACCTTCCGGCACAACCGTGGAGGTATTATGCGGGCAGCCCGAGCAGAAATGCGGTGTGCGGACGGTCGGCGTTGCGTTGGACCGTGCCGCTTCACCGGCGCGCCCGACGCGGTCGAAATAGGCCGTGGCGCGCGATGTGTCCCAGCCTTCCGGGATCGTCTGCATCAAGGCCGCCGCCATTTCCGGGATCGTGATGGAGGCAATGTCTGACAGGAGGCGATTGCCGTCCCGGTCATGCTTGCCCTCGATGTAGGGGCGCTGGCTGTCGGGCAGGC
This is a stretch of genomic DNA from Hyphomonas adhaerens MHS-3. It encodes these proteins:
- a CDS encoding serpin family protein, whose protein sequence is MRRSIVPALTAFAILGACQQPAAAPEPEAPAAPDAGTTPVEEPSPMPVATPTLEATAPLSQGNNLFAWSLYETLESKPGNIFVSPASISEAFALLYPGAAGDTATQMAGVFGFDGVPADGFAVTQHTLNTAVTADTETTKLTVANAAWLREGSTFQAPYRDAVEGIMKAKVALVDFTQPAAAAKLINSWVEDHTNDKIHDLIPPGAIRPGLTELILTNAVWFKADWQSPFKAEATQDGTFFAPSGEITAKLMSQTLKKARYLSRDGYAALDLDYAGDDYALTVILPDAQDGLTDVAAAMTAESFTTLLTDMDSASERRVHVVLPKVRIEASYELNDPLIALGLGDAFTSAADFSGLIEGAGPGDLVISKVLQKTFLDIDEKGTEAAAATAIMMERTAIFIPDEEPVEFRADHPFLIALRHKPTGTVMFMGRVESPPPAED
- a CDS encoding lysine--tRNA ligase; its protein translation is MTDFSILAESAKAWPFELARKLKQRVEQQEKAGKRKPGDPVIFETGYGPSGLPHIGTFGEVVRTTMVRHAFEVLTKGEVPTRLICVSDDMDGMRKVPPTVPNPEKLEPYLQMPLTAVPDPFGTHESYGKHMNARLCAFLDQFGFEYEFLSATECYKSGRFDEMLKRSAEKYQEIMDVMLPTLGEERQATYSPFLPIHPDTGHVLYVPMKSVDGANGTITFDDEAGKEFTLPVTGGHVKMQWKPDFGMRWAALGVDFEMFGKDHQANAPIYSKITKILGKRPPEQYVYEMFLDEKGEKISKTKGNGISVEDWLKYAPDESLSLFQFQKPRVAKKLYFDVIPKAVDEYLTFLEKYPHEEPARQIENPVWHIHNGNPPEVDMPVSFALLLNLVAVANPEDKSQLWGFITRYAQDASPETHPLLDELAGYAMRYYTDFILPEKTYRAPTEQERTAMADLSAHLKAFSDEPTSENLQTLTFTIGKDHHFENLREWFKALYEVLLGQAQGPRFGSFAALYGKDNTARLIDESLARG
- a CDS encoding indolepyruvate ferredoxin oxidoreductase family protein encodes the protein MHHREVTLNDKYDLVEGKAYMTGIQALVRLPLDRKRLDLRNNVNTAGFISGYRGSPLGGYDQQLRAAQKWLDAHDIKFWEGLNEDLGATAVWGSQQLGLFPGAKYDGLFGIWYGKAPGVDRTGDVFKHANAAGSSALGGVLAIVGDDHNCKSSTLPSQSEFAMMDAEIPVLNPASIQDVLDYGIHAWEMSRFSGAWTGMVALADTMDSGSVVNVGLDRFNIVQPDFALPEEGVHMRRGDAPLLKEQRLRQVKLPAAQAYVRANQLDHVILPSPKPRIGIVVTGQAARDVFEALAALGIDPQEAGRLGLAIFKVAMPWPLEPQAIRDFCTGLERVLVIEHKRPLIEEQLRSVLYRLPDSQRPYIEGKHDRDGNRLLSDIASITIPEMAAALMQTIPEGWDTSRATAYFDRVGRAGEAARSNATPTVRTPHFCSGCPHNTSTVVPEGSRALAGIGCHYMANFMPDRHTDMTSQMGGEGIPWIGQHWATDEPHVFVNLGDGTYSHSGSLAIRAAVTSGATMTYKILYNDAVAMTGGQHVESGQTPAQIAQQVRAEGVRTIVIVTEDTTRYANVKGLPGGVKIYDRDDMEDVQLALRDTPGVSVIIYDQICATEKRRRSKRGLRAPDRTRVIINTEVCEGCGDCSVKSNCLSVEPVETDLGRKRRINQSTCNTDLSCLKGFCPSFVTITDGEAAWEDQERPAFSADGLPLPETPSLAQPYNVLFTGVGGTGVTTVAAVLAMAAHVDGHAASSLDMTGLAQKGGPVLSHIRFAREPDQISTGRVPPASADVVIACDLVVAAGGDALNLMDADRTAAYANSDVTPTSEFIRNRSKRFESDLLSARVKRQATEFDTFDAEALAMGYLHDAIYTNMIMAGFAWQRGRLPVSLRALYRAIRLNGTKVDDNMAAFNIGRIAAADPDRLIRQQDPRGDVPEQTLEELIEDRAARLTGYQNAAYADRYRDIVAKVRAAEKPISTDGKLTRAAAFYAYKVMAYKDEYEVARLYTDGKFAKQLASQFKGGKLRFWLAAPMIAKKDAHGHLEKKHFGPWMLLGFKLLAKFKGLRGTKLDLFGYTEERQHERKLRDDYLAGLERITSELTEKNLELAIAIARVPDDIRGFGHVKDDALQAAKVKEAELWKGWPEGKLPTTKTTLIAAE